The Nycticebus coucang isolate mNycCou1 chromosome 10, mNycCou1.pri, whole genome shotgun sequence sequence GTTTTATTAACAGACAAGGCCTACAGACTTATTTCTTCTTGGACACACCCACGGTACGGCCACGACGGCCAGTTGTCTTGGTGTGCTGGCCTTGGACACGAAGGCCCCAGAAGTGGCGCAGCCCTCTATGGGCCCGAATCTTCTTCAGCCGCT is a genomic window containing:
- the LOC128597577 gene encoding 40S ribosomal protein S18-like — encoded protein: MQNPHQYKIPDWFLNRQKDVKDGKYSQVLANGLDNKLREDLERLKKIRAHRGLRHFWGLRVQGQHTKTTGRRGRTVGVSKKK